The genomic DNA TATTGGTATGAGACTCTTGACGATATCGCCCATGGTCGGGCGGACATTCATTCCGGGCTTAACAAGAATTTTGAACGTGAAGTCTGGATGGATTTTACAGAGCCGATATTTCTTACGGACACATCATTGTTTTATCTCGCCGGTCAGCAACCCGTGACGCTTGAAAATTTGAAGGGAAAGAAGGTCGGTACCCTGAAAGGGGCTGTTACGGAAGCATGGCTTAGAGAAAATGCTCCATCAATTCAAACGGTTCCTTTTGTCGGGAATGAGCAGATGGCTGAGTCACTTTTGAAAGGGGATGTTGCCGCGGTATTGATTGAAGGAGTTAATTTTACTGAAGTTCTTTTACAGCACGGGTGGGCTGGAAAGGTTGATCGCGTAAAAAAGGTGTTGAGTTTTCAGAATCTCTACGCCGGGACGATCGCAGGCAGGCGAGGCCTGATCAACAAGATCAATCAAGGTTTTCAAGCTATTTCACGTTCGGAAATTCAGGAGTTGGAACGGCGCTGGGTGCCTGAACCGACTCTTCGGCATTTTGCCAATCAGCCGAGGCCATTGGATTTGACCCGGCGTGAAATGATCTGGTTGAAGGATCATCCGCAGATGCGGCTTGGGGTGGATTCCGAATGGCCTCCGTTTGAGTTCATTTCTCCACAGGGGCTTTATGAGGGGATTGTTTCCGAATATATTTCCAGACTCGGAGAAAAGCTTGGTGTCGAGATTCTTCCCGTTTCCGAAAAGAATTGGGATGACATGGTCGAAAAGGTGAGCTCCCAAGACGTTGACATGGTGGCCGGTCCGAATTCAGCAGATGATGTTGCCGCCTACCTGCATTACTCAAAGCCATATCTTTCTTTCCCTTTGAGTATTCTGGTAAGGGACGACTCTTCCGTGTTGAATTTGCGAGACCTCAAGGGGAAGAAGGTCGGGGTAGTCAGGGGATACGACATAGAGAATTCTCTTAATCAGGATACCCCCGGCATTGATATCGTATTAGTCGATAACACCGAGGAAGCACTTTGGGACCTTGTCGAGGGTAAGCTTGATGCGTTGGTGTCCAGCACCGTGTCGTATCGCTATCTGACCAGTAAACATGGAATATCCAATGTCAGGGTCGCTGTGGCCACGCCGTACTCCTTCAACCTTTCCATGGGGGTTCGCCGGGATTGGCCCGAATTGGTGGGGATACTCGACAAGGCGCTTGGTACGATAACCGATTCAGAGCGTGACGCTATCGTCAATCATTGGCTCAATATCCATATCGAGCGGTTTATTGACTGGAGCATGGTTTGGAAAGTTGCTTTTGGTATCTTTTCAGTAGCAGCACTGATTCTCGGGATAATCATCCATGCAAACCGGAAGCTCGCGGCAGAGATCGTTGTTCGTAAACGAACTCAAGCGGCTTTGGCCGAAAGCCGGGAACGGTTGGAGAAGCAGAACCATGAGCTTATTGAGGCAGCGGAGTTGAGGGAGGATGTGGAGCGTGTTTCCCGCCACGATCTGAAGAATCCGCTTACCAACATCCTGAGTGTGCCGCAGTTGCTGATGATGTCGGATAATATTGAAGAGTATCAAAAGGAAATGCTGAAGAGAGTGGAAGCGTCCGGTTATGCCATGCTCCAGATGATCAACAATTCTCTTGATATATTCAAGATGGAGCGGGGAGCCTACAAGTTCAACCCCATAGATGTGGATATTGCCGCGGTTGTCCGCAAGGTCCTATTGGATCAGGAGTCAGTGTCGAATTCCAAGGAACTGTCAATGTCGTTGCTTTTGGAAGGCGTTCCAATGGACGAACATGAAACAGTCATGATTCAGGGAGAGGAGCTTCTCTGTTATTCGATGCTGTCAAATCTGGTCCGCAATGCGTTTGAGGCCTCTCCCGAAGGGGAAGCCGTCACTGTCGAGTTGCACCGGGAAGACGGCGTTGCGTTGGCTATTCACAATATGGGTGCTGTTCCTGAAGGGATTCGTGACTATTTTTTTGAAAAGTATGCAACGTCCGGCAAGGCGCGGGGAACAGGGCTTGGAACCTATTCCGCGAAACTCATTGCCGAGGTGCATGGCGGAACCATGGGATTCATTACATCCGAGGAGCACGGAACAACCGTGACAGTAAAGTTCCCTGCGTGAGCTACAGGATTTTTTCTCCCAGAATGATTTCAAGTTTTTTAATGAGCGTGTCGGGAGTGAAAGGCTTTACGACATAGTTGGTGGCCCCATGCTGAACGGCGGCGATAACATCGTCCTTGGTGCAATGAGCGGTCAGCATGAGCACCGGGATATCTTCGTGCTCACCGGGACCATCGGAACCTTTGATGGCATCCAGAAATTCCAACCCGTTCATGACAGGCATGTCCCAGTCGAGAATGATGCAGTCAACGGTTTCGTTGTAGAACTTCTTTTTCGCAATCTTGCCGTCCTCGGCAAAGATGAAGTTGTGGAATTTGACGGACCGAAGAATGTCGGCGACGATCTGCCGGACTGCCTGATTGTCATCCACGATAAGAAATTTCATGTCGAGGTTGATGCTCATTGCGGTGTTCCTTGTTTGAGAGGTGGCAGGTAATACACGTTATATGGAGTATATCATTTTTCATTAAATGATCCAGTTAAAACAAGGCGGGCGCTGTGTGAATGAGAGCAAACATGTTTCCTGTGAGATGTGACTTGATGTCGGAAACAGCGTGATGCAATGAAAAGGAGTTACGGCATGATTCCGTAACTCCTTGTTTTTTGAGTCGAGACAAGGGGGTGTGTTTTTGTCTTGCCCTTGTCGTGTGTGCGTGAGGTGAAGCGAGCTAATCGAGCTTGAAAGGTTTCAGCACCCTGTCCAGCACTCCCTGAAGTTTGGATATGGCGACGCCGTAGTTGGTGACGGGCACGCCCCGGCGGTTGCATTCTTTGATGCGGCGCAGCATTTCCGTTCTGTTGATCATGCAGGCGCCACAGTGGATGGTGAGCTTGAACCGTTCCAGATTTTCAGGGAAATCGTGTCCTGAGTAGAACTCGAAGTTCAGGTCCTTGCCTGTGTATTGGGTCAGCCAGCGGGGAATCTTCACCCGCCCGATGTCGTCGGCAACCGAGTGGTGTGAACAGGCTTCGCCCATGAGAACGGTGTCGCCGTCTTCCAGACTGTCAATGGCCTTGGCCCCTTCCACCAGTTTTTCAAGATCGCCTTTGTATCGGGCGAAAAGTGTGGAGAAGGTGGTCAGCGGAATATCGTCGGGCACGTCTCCTGCCACGCTCATGACGACCTGCGAGTCGGTGATGACCAATGCCGGTTTGCGTTGCAGGTTGGCAAGTGCCTCGTCTATTTCGCGATCCTTGACTGTAATGCCGATGGCGTCGCAGTCGAGAATTTCGCGCAGTACCTGAACCTGCGGCAGGATTAGCCTGCCCTTGGGGGCTGCCAAATCGATGGGGACCACGCAGACCACCCAGTCGCCCTCGTTGATGAGGTCGCCCGCCAGCACCGGCTCGCGTTTCATTTCCGGGGGCGCGATGTCGATGATGGTTTCTTTTACGGCGTCGACATCCAGTCCGGTCTTGGCCGAGGTCACGAGATGGCGCAGGTTGTTTTCCGCGCAATAGGCGATGTCTGCGGCAGCGGGTTCCTTCAGGTCGCTTTTGTTGAAGACGATGATAAACGGGATTTCCAGTTCCTGAATGTCTGCGATGATCTTTTTTTCATAGTCCGTGATGCCTTCCTCGGAGATCACGACCACGGCCACGTCCGAACGCCAGAGCACCTTGCGGGTCGCCTTGATTCGCAGCTCACCCAGTTCTCCCTCGTCGTCCAGTCCCGCCGTGTCGTAGAAGGTGACCGGACCGAGCGGCAGCAGTTCATAGTGCTTGGCAACGGGGTCGGTCGTGGTGCCGGGGTGGTCGGAGACAATGGCGATGTCCTGTCCCGTGATTGCGTTGATGAGCGACGACTTGCCTGCGTTGCGCCTTCCGGCCAGAGTGATGACGAGACGTACGCCGCGGGGAGCTTTGGTGGTCATGAGTCTTTCCTCCTGGAGAATCCTTTGGATGATGACGGCTCGAGGCCGAGGGAAATAACGGTTTGCCGTGCTGCGGTCAGAGAGGCGGATGCCGTGGAGTGCGCCTGATTCTTTCCGGGATAGATCGTGTAGTCCGAGCGGTGCTCTTCCGGTGTCATGGAAGGCATGAGAACGTTGCAGCCGCGTTGCAGGGCTTCTCCCTGACTGGGCTGGTGCAGTGCGCTCAGGGCGGATGTCGCCGGAATGTTGGCTCCGGGGTTGAGCAGCCGGAGCAGTGCGGTCACCCGGTGGGACAGGGCGATGCTTCCGGCCTGCTCGGACGCCAGCGGTGTCTGCGGGTGGGGGATGAACGGTCCGGCTGCGAGCATGTGAAGTTTGAGGTCGGAAAGGTACAGGATGTCCTCAAGTGTCGTTTCCACGGTCATGTCGGGCAGCCCGATGATAATGCCGGAGCCGACTTCGTAGCCCATGTCCTTCAATGCTTCCACGCGTTGCAGGCGTTCGGAAAAGCTTTCGCCGAGCCGAAAGCGAGCATAGAGTTCCGGGTCGGTGGTTTCGAGTTTCACCAGACAGCGGTCTGCGCCGCATTTCCGCCAGTGGGCGTATTCGGAGATGTCGCGGTCTCCCACCGACAGGGTGATGGCAATGTCGTGCCGGGAGCGGATGTCTTTGACCAGTTCGCCTATGAACTCCGTGGAATAATGAAAGTCATCCCCGGACTGAAGGACAATGGTGCCGATGTCGTTTGCCGCTGCAACGGCTGTTGCGTTCAGGATCGTTTCACGCGTCATCCGGTAGCGCGCGATGTCCCGGTTCGGGGAACGCAGTCCGCAATACTGGCATCGTTTGTTGCAGTGATTGGAAAATTCGATGATGGCCCGGAGAAAGATTTCCTTGCCGAATTGCTGTTCCTTGGCTTCATCGGCACGGGCGAACAGTTCTGTATCGTTCCGGCCTTCGAGGTAGGCACGAACTTCTTCCTTGCTAAGAATGCTCATTGAGTTCTCCTGTCATGGCGTGATGACATTCGCAGATGAGCCGGTACGCCGCGACTTCCTGGTCAGAGGCGTTTCCCGGTCGATTGGTTTTCGCCCAGTCAAATAGCGTTTCCACGTCGGCTTTGATGATTCCCCAGAATCCGTTTGCAGCGTAATCCTCGCAGTGGGCGTACTGGCCGAAGATGATGGTATCGTCGATAATGATGATCGGCATACAGGGAATGGTGTGCTGTGGGTAAACGTGCGTCTTTTCGGGATAGGCCTTTTTCAGTTCGTGCAGGAATTCATGGGATGCGTGAAGGGTTTTCGCATGCTCTTCTTTGGTCGCATCCAGACGAAGCGCGTGCATGAACGGTGCACTCCATGGCTGGGCATCTGTCAGGTCGATGATATCCAGCCGTTCGAAATCGGGTTTGGCAAGAGCTGTCGTCAGTGCTTCCCTGTGCGGGGCCGAGTCAGCGAAAGGGCCGTATACCGCAGCGTGAAGGAGTATCCGCTTTCTGGCTGCGGCAAAGAGGGAGGGAAGATTCAGGGTAGCGATCCCGGCAACGAGGCGTGTCACAGCTTGACCTCGTCGAATTCGTCGGGCGTGAACCCGAGCTTGCACAGCCGTTTCGGTGACAGCAGGGCGTCGATGATTTCCGGTGATGCAATGCCCTGAAGGATGATTTCTTCACGGATGGTTCTGCCGGACGCCTTGGCCTTGGACAAAAGGGCCTCGACTTTGCCGTAGCCCAGCACGGGAACCAGAACCGTTGCCAAGGCGTGGCTCTGCTCCACATGCGAAAGACAGCGTTCAGTGTTGGCTGTGATGCCGGGGACGCAGTCCTGTGCCAGCCCTTTTGTCACATTGACGAGAAGTATCAGTGATTCAAGGAGGGTGTGGGTGAGCAGCGGCATGAGGTGGTTGAGTTCCAGTTGGCCCATGCCCGCAGAGAGTGCGATGGTCTGGTCGTTGCCCATGACCTTGAGCGCAACCTGTGTCACCGCTTCCGGCATGACCGGATTGATCTTGCCCGCCATGATCGAGGAACCCGCCTGAAGCGGGGGCAGGGAGATTTCACCCAGGCCGGTTGCCGGACCGCTGGCGAGGAGCCGCAGGTCCGAGGATATTTTCATCAGGTTGGCCGCGTATGCCTTGAGCATGCCCGACACTTCGACGAAAGAGTCCATGTTCTGGGTGGCATCCACCAGATTTTCGGCGCGGGATACCGGCAGGCCGCATAAGTGGCGTAGTGTCTCCGTCACCTTGAGGACGTAATCGCGAGGCGCCCCCAGACCTGTGCCGATGGCTGTCCCGCCGAGGTTGACCTTTTTGATGCGCTCGCGGCTCTTGAAGATACGCCATCTGTCGCGTGCGATGCTGTCTGCAAAGGCACCGAAGGTCATGCCCAGCGTCATGGGGACGGCGTCAGTGAGTTCCGTGCGGCCTACTTTGACGACGTCACGGAACGCGTTCTCCTTGGCCTGAAGCGCTTCCTGAAGGTCTGCGACCTGATTTTCCAATCCCACCAGCAGGGACAGTGACGCCACCTTGAGGGCGGTGGGGTACACGTCATTGGTGGACTGGTGCATGTTGACATGATGGATGGGGTGAACCCGGGCGTATTCGCCCGGGTTTCCGCCCAAAAGTTCCTCGGCGCGGTTGGCGAGGACCTCGTTGACGTTCATGTTCGTCGAGGTCCCTGCTCCGCCCTGGAATGCGTCCACGACGATATGGTCGGACAACTGGCCGTTTTCCATTTCCTTGCAGGCCGCAATGATGGCCTCACTTCGCTCCCGGTCGAGATGCCCGAGAGCCGCATTGGTCGCGGCGCAAGCCTGTTTCACCAGAGCAAGGGCCTTGATGAACGGTGCGTGAAGCCGGTATCCGGAAAACGGGAAGTTGCGGACGGCCCGCATGGTATGGATGCCGTAGTAGGCTCCTGCGGGGATGTCCAATTCGCCTAAAGCGTCATGCTCGCGGCGTAAGGTTTCGTCGTGGCTGTCCATGGTCTGTTCCTAGATGTAGAGGTCGCGTTCTCCCGCTTCCATGCGCGCCAGTCGATCCATGAGAATCTTTTTGCGCTTGGGGTCGTCATACGCTTCGACTTCCTTGCGGATGAGTTCATTGCCCGCTTTCCTGGTCTCTTCGGAAGCGTAGTCTTCCAGATATTCCTTGAAGGTGAGCAAACCGTTGGGGAGGCAGAATTCCTGAATGAAGCCGGTCTTGGCCAGCTCCATGAAGTGCTCGCCCGTGCGTCCCATGCGGTAGCAGGCCGTGCACCATGAAGGGACGTAGCCGTGTTCGCCCGCGATGGAGTGAATGATCTCGTCCAGACTGCGGTTGTCGCCGATACAGAACTGCTGCACGTCGGGACGGTCGTATTCCGGGTCGCTGTAGGCACCGGGGTAGGTGCGGGAACCCGCGGAAAGCTGGGACACGCCCACCTCGATGAGTTCGCGCCGGAATTCGGCGTTCTCGCGTGTGGTCAGGATGAGGCCTGTGTACGGTACGGCGATACGTAGTGCCGCGACGATCTTCTTGAATTCGTGGCCCGAGGTCGGATAGGGCGGATTGAAGGCGATTTCCGCACCCAGTGCCGGTTCCAGTCGGGGGAAGGAAATGGTGTGCGGACCGACACCGCAGTCCTTTTCCAACTGACGGCAGTGGTGCAGGAGCGCGAGCACGTCAAAGGTCGGCTCATACAGGCCGAACAGTACGCCCATGCCGACATCGTCGATCCCTGCTTCCATGGCGCGGTGCATGGCGTGCAGTCGCCAGAGGAAATCGGTCTTGCGGCCGCCCGTGTGGAGCTTCTTGTAGGTCTCCTGATGATAGGTTTCCTGAAAACACTGGTAGGTCCCGATACCCACTTCGTGGATTTTGCGAAATCCTTCCACGTCCAGCGGAGCGCAGTTGATGTTGACCCGGCGGATTTCACCGCTCTTTTCCGAGGTGACGGAATAAACGTCGCGCACGGTCTGGGCGATCCATTCGGCATCATGCTTGGGGTGTTCGCCGTAGACCAGCAGGAGGCGTTTGTGCCCCTGATTTTCCAGTACCTCGACTTCCTTGTGGATTTCTTCGGCTGTCAGTGTCCGGCGGTCCAGCTCCCGGTTTTTCGCGTTGAAGCCGCAGTATTCGCACTGGTTGCCGCATTCATTGGTGATGTAGAGGGGCGCGAAAAGAACGAGGCGGTTGCCGTAGATGCCCTTCTTGATGGACATGGCGGTTTCGAAGATGGCTTCGTCCAGTTCCTTGTCCTTGTTTTTGAGCAGAACTGCGGTCTCATAGGGAGTGAGTCCGTTTCTTTCAAGGCCCTTGTCGAGTATCTCCCTGACCAGCGATTTGTCGGGATTCTCTGCCCGTGCGATTTCTTCGTTGATCAGTTGTTCGTCTATGAAGTTCGTCAGATTGTGTTGTGTCGTGTTGTTCGATTTCATGTTCGTTCCTTGCTAAGCCAGAAGAGATTTGACCCGGACGTCGCTGAGCATGCCGAGTTTGCCGGTCAGTGCGCCAAGTTCGTCAGTGGAAGCTTCGATGATGAGGCCTATGACGTTGACGCCCTTTTCGCGAAAGGGAATGCCGATGCGTCCAACCACGATATCCGAGTTGGCGCCGATGATTTTATTGACTTCCGGGGCTGATTTGCCCCTATCCTGAATGAAAATTCCGATGATTCCAAGCCGTTTGTCCATGCGTGTTCCCATGTGCCTTTGATGATTGGTACAGAAAAGGAAAAAGCCCGGGGTTAGCACTCCCCGGGCTATCTACGATTGGGACAGGCAAAAGCCCGGACAACGGTTTTATCTGCAAGCAGACTGTCCTTGGCGGGCTTCCACCCTGGGGTTAGGTCGTTCCCTTCCCGCAGGTAGATGAACTCCGTTACGGAGGTGTTCTGGGAAGAATTGATAGAGGAAGTTCTGCAAATAGGCAAGAGAAAAATGACACGAATTGTATACGTAATTGAAAAACGTAATACAGTGCCTATAATGCACCGGAAACGGGGCAAATGCTTGGCTGCCCTCGGTGGCGTGAGGGGGGAAGAGAGGGGGGAGAACGAAGCGTTCGGCCCTTGGGGCAGAATAATCCTAGCCGCAGGTCGACGCTGTTTAATCGGTATTACAGAGCCAGTTCGATGCCCTTGGCCTTGAGCGCTTCCAGCTTCTTGCTGCGATCCACATAGTGGGTGTGCAGCAGGTGGTGGGACTCGTGTCCACAGGGGCCTTCGTGCAGGAAACCGTCCTTGTGGTCATAGATTTTCTTGACCATGGGGTTGTCCTGAGACTTCCTGAGTTTGTAGATTTTGGGATTGGCGTCGGCGTCATACACAGACTTCTGGCGCAGGGCCACAAATTCCATGGCAGCGGCGACGGCTTCCTTGGTCATGTTGAAACCGAGTACGGCGTATCCGGCCATGACACCACAGGTCTTCAAGAATCCACGTCTGTTCAATTTCATCTTTCAGTTCCTCCTTAAGCGGTGGGCTTGCGGGTTCTGAAGCGCTTGTTGATCTTGGCGACCGTGCTTCTGAACATGGATGCCTGAATCTCGGGATCAAGAGGCTGTCCGCCGCCGTTCACACAACCGCCGGGGCAGGTCATGATCTCGATGAAGTGGTACGGGGACTTGCCTGCGCGGACTTCTTCACACAGCTTGGCTGCGTTCTGGAGACCACTGGCCACTGCGACTTTCACGGTGCCGAAGCCGGGAACCTCGATGTCTGCGGTCTTGATGCCTTCATGGGCACGGACGACCTTGATCTCGGGGTTGCTCAGCTTGGAGCCGGACAGTTCCTCGTAAGCCAGACGCAGTGCTGCTTCCATGACGCCGCCGCTGGTGCCGAAGATGGTGGCAGCACCGGTGGATTCGCCCAGAACCGGATCCGGATCTTCGTCAGGCAGGCCGTTGAACTCGATCCCGGCTTTCTTGATCATGTATGCCAACTCACGGGTGTTGATGGTGGCATCGATGTCGCGGAAACCGCTCTGGTTCATTTCGGGGCGCAGGCCTTCATACTTCTTGGCGATGCAAGGCATGATGGACACAGTGTAGATCTTCTTGGGCTCAACCTTGTTCTCTTTTGCGCCGTAAGTCTTGGACAGTGCGCCGAGCATGGCGACAGGAGACTTGCAGGTGGAGAGGTGAGGAGCCAGATCAGGGTAGAAGGTCTCGGCAAACTTGATCCAGCCGGGGCAGCAGGAAGTGAACTGCGGCAGCGGATGGTCGCCCTTGCCGCCAGCCTTGACGCGGTTCAGGAGTTCCGTGCCTTCTTCCATGATGGTGACGTCGGCAGCGAACTCGGTGTCCCAGATGTAGTCGAAGCCGAGCTTACGCAGGGCTGCGTGCATCTTGCCGCCGACATAGGTGCCGGTGGGGGCGCCGAAGCACTCACCCAGTCCGTAACGGACAGCGGGGGCGGGCATGGAGACGACGAGGGTCTCGGGGTCTTTGAGTTTCTCAAAGAGTTCATCCACGTAGGACACGCCTTCGTAGATGGCACCTGCGGGACAGCTGGCCAGACACTGGCCGCAGTTCACACAGGCGGCGGGGTCGACAACGCCGTGGATGTCGTCCTCGTTGATGGGCTGGATTGCCCCGGTAGGGCAAGCCGAATTGCATTCGCCGCAGCCTTCGCACTTGTCAGCGTCGACCTGGACAAAGAAAAGAGTGTCCGGATCAACGCCCTTGGGTGCGTTGCTTTGGTACATGATGCCTTCAATCTGTTGCATTGTTCCCTCCTTGCTGGGGTGGATTGAAGACGAGCCGGCCGGAATCGTTGCCGGTCGGCATGGTCATTGCCGTGTATTTTTTCGCTTTTGCGCGAAAAAACAAAATTAACACGATTCGAATAACAAATCGTAAAACGTGTTTAAGTGAGGGGATGCATAAAGACGGGGCGAAGTGCTCCGTTTTTTGTTCGACCATATATATTGTATAAAAGAACCCACCGTGTGTATGTGCGGTGGGTATGGTGTCTATTCTGTCAAGACTCGCCCTTTGGCAACGACTCATCTGCGTGAGTTGCTGCAATTCCCCCTCAAACAGTCAAGAAAGAGTTGGTAAGGCAAACAGGCGATGTTGTCGAGCTTTTTCGGTGGTTTTCGTGCGAAAAAGCAGTAGGTGGATGGCTGTAGTACGCGGTTTTTATGGTAAAACGTGAATTTTTTCACGCATTACCATTTGAAAAATAAGGAGGTATTGGGGTTCCTATTAGTGAAAAGCGTTTTTGTCCATGGGGCCGTGTTCCTTCCATTCTTTTGGCTTATAATGTATTCGTCGGCGATTACTGAACATGAGAGCTTCATCCTCAGGAGGATATCGATGGCACGAGTCATTTACGGTGTATGGGGCGGAACGGTTACCGACAACCGAGGAAAGAACCTTTTTGAAATTGAAGAAAACCCTGAATTTGCTGAATTTGATTCATTCAATCAGGGTAACCCTATCACCACTTTTGTAGGTGATCGCGGGTTCTTCGTTTTTTCACCGGATGCGAGCCTACTAGATGCCCTATGGCTGTATATGGATAAAGCTGCCGAAGAATCCTGTGGCAAGTGCACACCTTGCCGCATGGGGACGGGGCTGATTCGCGACAGACTGGCTGCCCTGCGTGACGGAAGTGGCGAATTCGGTGATGCCGATGCCGTGCTTGACGAAATCGAGATGCTTGCCAGCCATGTCCATGAGACGTCTTTGTGCGGTCTCGGTCAGACATGTACCCGCGCCTTGCTGGCCGCCTTGAGCCATTTTCGCGATCAGTTCGTACAGGACAGGCACCAATTCCCGGTCAAGCATTCCATGACCTATGTGACATCCCCGTGCATTGAGGCGTGTCCTGCGAAAATCAATGTGCCGCGGTATATCGACTACATCAAGGACGGCAAGCCTTCCCATTCTCTGGGGGTCATTCTTCAGAAATATCCCATGGCCGCCACATGCGGCAGGGTCTGTGTCCGTTTTTGCGAGATGGCGTGTCAGCGTTCCATGGTGGACGAGCCTGTGGGTATCAAGACCCTCAAGCGGTATGTGGCTGACCATGAGCAGGGGCTTCACCGTGAACTTTTCTCCAAGGATCTGATTCCCGAACGGTATTCTGACGATCTCAAGGTCGCTGTCGTGGGAGCAGGGCCTGCCGGGATCTGCTGTGCTTATCACCTGCTGCTCAAGGGATATCCGGTCGATGTTTTCGAGGCCAAGGGAGAGGCTGGCGGCATGGCGTCCAGCGGAATCCCGAGCTACAGGCTGCCCAAGGACGTGCTCAAGTCCGAGACGGATATCATTGAGCGCCTTGGCGGTCGTTTCTTCTTCAATCAGAAGCTCGGAAACGATTTTGATGTGGATGAGCTTTTCGAGCGCGGCTACAAATCGGTCTTTCTGGCGCTGGGCTGTGTTCAGGGCCGTTTGATGCAAGTTGAAGGCGAAGATGTTTCCCTCAGCGGATATGAACCCGGCATCGAATTTCTTCTTCGCGTTCATGAGCATGTGGAAAGAGGCAAGCCCATGGATATCAGCGGTGATGTCGTTGTGGTCGGCGGAGGAAACGTGGCAATGGATTGCGCCCGCTCCGCCCTGCGTATGGGAGCGGATTCCGTGCATCTGGTGTATCGCCGGACCGAGGAAGACATGCCTGCGGATCACGAGGAGATCGAAGCCGCCGCAAAAGAGGGTGTTGTTTTTCATTTCCTGACCAATCCGACGAAAATTCTGTCCGAAGATGGAAAAGTGACGGGCGTGGAGCTTGTTGCAATGCGTCAGACCGAGCCGGACGATGAAGGGCGGCGCGGCGTGGAACCCAAATCCGGCTCCGGCTATTTCCTTGCTGCCACGACAGTGGTGCCGGCCATCGGTCAGCGGGTTGCCGAGGACTGCCTCACGACGGACGACGGCGTGTCCATTGACAAGTGGGGGTGTATCGACGCTGACAGCACCACCCTTGCCACTTCCCGTTCCGGGGTTTTCGCTGGCGGTGACTGTAAGCTCGGCCCCTCGACTTTGATCCATGCCATGGCGCATGGCCTCAAGGCGGCCCGGTCCATTGACGACTATTTGCAGTTGGGCAGAGTCCGCTTTTTCCCCAGAAGTCGTATGCGTGAGATCATCAATAAATACAAAGTCATGAACGAAGAATGGCTTGAGACTCCCGTGAAGCACCTTTATCGCGTTCCCATTCAGGAAATGGACCCGGAAACGCGCAAGAATCTGTTTAACGAAGTGGAGCAGACCATCACCCCCGAGGAAGCGTATCACGAAGCAGGACGGTGTCTGCGCTGCTATCGTATTTACGCCTTGGTCACTGAATACCCCATTCCCGAAGGTTGCGCCTAGCGCCAGCAAAAGCGAGTCGATCATGCATGCATATATCAATGGTAAAGAAATCTCTTTTGAAGCGAACGAAACCATCCTCGAGGTGGCCCGTCGAAACGGACACTATATTCCTACCTTGTGTGAACTGGCGGATATAGACCACACCCCCGGCACCTGTCGTGTGTGTCTTGTCGAAATCCGTTGTGAAGGCCAAGAGGAAACGCGTATAACCACGGCCTGCAACACCCCGATTCTGGAAGGCATGGAGGTGTTCACCCGCACCCGTCAGGTGCGTGAAAAGCAGCGTCTTCAGGTCGAACTGCTTCTGGCGGATCACGATCAGGAATGCGCGACCTGCATCCGGCACGGCAGTTGCGAGTTGCAGGATGTGGCCCAGTTCGTGGGTTTGCAGAATTCTCGTTATTTCAAACCGCAAAATGCCAAGCGCGAGGTGGACAGCACCGCTCCCGGCCTCGTGCGGGACCTCGGCAAGTGCATCCGCTGTTACCGTTGCGTCAAGATCTGCCGTGACGGTCAGGGGGTTGATGCGCTGGTCATAACCGGCCGGGGACCGAATGCGGGCGTCGGTGTGCGTCAGGGACTGA from uncultured Pseudodesulfovibrio sp. includes the following:
- a CDS encoding FAD-dependent oxidoreductase; the protein is MARVIYGVWGGTVTDNRGKNLFEIEENPEFAEFDSFNQGNPITTFVGDRGFFVFSPDASLLDALWLYMDKAAEESCGKCTPCRMGTGLIRDRLAALRDGSGEFGDADAVLDEIEMLASHVHETSLCGLGQTCTRALLAALSHFRDQFVQDRHQFPVKHSMTYVTSPCIEACPAKINVPRYIDYIKDGKPSHSLGVILQKYPMAATCGRVCVRFCEMACQRSMVDEPVGIKTLKRYVADHEQGLHRELFSKDLIPERYSDDLKVAVVGAGPAGICCAYHLLLKGYPVDVFEAKGEAGGMASSGIPSYRLPKDVLKSETDIIERLGGRFFFNQKLGNDFDVDELFERGYKSVFLALGCVQGRLMQVEGEDVSLSGYEPGIEFLLRVHEHVERGKPMDISGDVVVVGGGNVAMDCARSALRMGADSVHLVYRRTEEDMPADHEEIEAAAKEGVVFHFLTNPTKILSEDGKVTGVELVAMRQTEPDDEGRRGVEPKSGSGYFLAATTVVPAIGQRVAEDCLTTDDGVSIDKWGCIDADSTTLATSRSGVFAGGDCKLGPSTLIHAMAHGLKAARSIDDYLQLGRVRFFPRSRMREIINKYKVMNEEWLETPVKHLYRVPIQEMDPETRKNLFNEVEQTITPEEAYHEAGRCLRCYRIYALVTEYPIPEGCA